A window of Desulforamulus hydrothermalis Lam5 = DSM 18033 contains these coding sequences:
- a CDS encoding ABC transporter substrate-binding protein → MNKIKLMLCLLLPALLLSAAGCAGDRKTAPQALTKVTVVLDWYPNTNHTGLYVAKDKGFYEQQGLAVEIIQPGQGSTADRLVAAGKADFGISYQESVTQARARGIPLVSIAAVLQHNTSAFASLKEANITSPRDFAGKRYGGWGSPVEEAVIKAVMEKAGGDPAKVKYVTLGATDFFASIGRDADFEWIYYGWDGIEAKRRGLDLNLIMLKDLDPALDYYTPVIVTGEKHIAEQKELVKKFMAATARGYEWSIEHPAEAADILLKNAPELNAELVKASQAWVSRQYRAAAPRWGVQREEVWARYANWMFERQLIPQNIDVKQAFTNQFLPETP, encoded by the coding sequence ATGAACAAAATTAAGCTGATGCTCTGCCTGCTGCTGCCGGCCTTGCTGTTGTCTGCCGCCGGTTGCGCCGGTGACCGAAAGACCGCTCCGCAAGCCCTGACCAAAGTAACCGTCGTGCTGGACTGGTATCCCAATACCAACCATACCGGCCTTTATGTGGCTAAGGACAAGGGCTTTTACGAACAACAGGGGCTGGCGGTGGAAATAATCCAGCCCGGCCAGGGCAGTACCGCCGACCGGCTGGTGGCGGCCGGCAAAGCGGATTTTGGTATCAGTTACCAGGAAAGTGTTACCCAGGCCCGGGCACGCGGCATCCCTCTGGTGTCAATTGCCGCTGTGCTGCAGCATAACACCTCTGCCTTTGCCTCCCTGAAAGAGGCCAACATTACCTCACCCCGGGATTTTGCGGGGAAACGCTACGGCGGCTGGGGATCACCGGTGGAGGAAGCCGTCATCAAAGCGGTGATGGAAAAGGCGGGGGGCGACCCGGCCAAAGTAAAATACGTTACCCTGGGAGCCACCGATTTCTTTGCCTCCATCGGGCGGGATGCTGATTTTGAATGGATTTACTACGGTTGGGACGGGATCGAAGCCAAACGGCGGGGCCTGGATTTAAACCTGATTATGCTGAAAGACCTGGACCCGGCCCTGGATTATTACACACCGGTAATAGTCACCGGCGAAAAACATATCGCTGAACAAAAAGAACTGGTGAAAAAATTTATGGCAGCCACTGCCCGGGGCTACGAATGGAGTATCGAGCATCCCGCAGAGGCGGCAGACATTTTACTGAAAAATGCTCCGGAATTAAATGCCGAGCTGGTTAAAGCCAGCCAGGCCTGGGTCAGCCGGCAATACCGGGCGGCTGCCCCCCGCTGGGGCGTACAGCGGGAAGAAGTTTGGGCCCGTTATGCTAACTGGATGTTTGAGCGGCAGCTGATCCCGCAAAACATAGATGTTAAACAGGCCTTTACCAATCAATTCCTGCCCGAAACACCCTGA
- a CDS encoding ABC transporter ATP-binding protein, which translates to MPAVRLAVKAVSKSYDRPGRGKILALDRVSLTVGEGEFVSLIGPSGCGKSTLLELVAGLARPDQGDILLQGRSVAGCRGHVSYMPQNDVLFPWRTVLDNVILPLQLQGMATKEARQTARQLLPLFGLAGFADSYPHMLSGGMKQRAAFLRTYLCRQELMLLDEPFGKLDALTKIQMQEWLLDIWQRFQHSVLFVTHDIEEAILLSDRIYLFSPRPGRILAELTVTLPRPRSPRLTTDRAFIKLKETLYSRLQTGFLEQEGEAP; encoded by the coding sequence ATGCCTGCGGTCAGGCTGGCCGTTAAGGCCGTAAGCAAAAGTTACGACCGGCCGGGCCGGGGAAAAATCCTGGCCCTGGACCGGGTTTCCCTGACAGTGGGGGAGGGGGAGTTTGTCAGCCTGATCGGGCCCAGCGGCTGCGGCAAAAGTACCTTGTTGGAACTGGTGGCCGGCTTGGCCAGGCCGGACCAGGGCGACATTTTGCTGCAGGGACGGTCGGTGGCCGGCTGCCGGGGACATGTCAGCTACATGCCGCAAAATGACGTGCTGTTTCCCTGGCGAACGGTACTGGACAACGTTATCCTGCCGCTGCAATTGCAAGGCATGGCAACCAAGGAAGCCCGGCAGACCGCCCGGCAGTTGTTGCCCCTGTTTGGCCTGGCGGGTTTTGCAGACAGCTATCCCCATATGCTGTCCGGCGGCATGAAGCAGCGGGCGGCTTTTTTGCGTACTTACCTCTGCCGGCAGGAACTCATGCTGCTGGACGAACCCTTTGGCAAGCTGGATGCCTTAACTAAAATACAAATGCAGGAATGGCTGCTGGACATCTGGCAGCGTTTTCAGCACTCGGTGCTGTTTGTTACCCATGACATTGAAGAGGCCATCCTGCTGTCCGACCGCATATATTTGTTTTCGCCCCGGCCGGGCCGCATCCTGGCGGAACTGACCGTGACGCTGCCGCGGCCCCGCAGCCCCCGGCTCACCACCGACCGGGCCTTCATAAAACTGAAAGAAACGCTGTACAGCCGTTTGCAAACCGGTTTTTTAGAGCAGGAAGGAGAAGCGCCATGA
- a CDS encoding thiamine diphosphokinase, with product MTGRILIFSGGALGPWALQEIAAGDFLLGVDRGALFLIENGRQPDLAIGDFDSVTPTEFALIRQASKQCLSCDPVAKDETDTELAFNWALARRPREILLLGATGSRLDHTLANLHLLARALQEGIPCRMADEKNEVMLIQDTTEITKGRFSHISLLPLTDRVTGITLTGFRYPLHRATLTLGQSLGISNILQAPTGKIEIAAGRLLVIKSRD from the coding sequence ATGACAGGCCGCATTTTAATCTTCTCGGGCGGCGCCTTGGGGCCCTGGGCCCTGCAGGAAATAGCCGCCGGCGATTTTCTTCTGGGTGTCGATCGGGGCGCCCTTTTTCTCATAGAAAACGGCAGACAGCCCGACCTGGCCATCGGCGATTTTGATTCAGTTACCCCCACAGAATTTGCGCTGATCCGGCAGGCCAGCAAGCAATGCCTGTCCTGCGACCCGGTGGCCAAAGACGAAACGGATACCGAGCTGGCCTTTAACTGGGCCCTGGCCCGGCGGCCCCGGGAAATTCTCCTGCTGGGGGCAACGGGTAGCCGTTTGGATCACACTTTGGCCAACCTCCACCTGCTGGCCCGGGCCCTGCAAGAAGGGATTCCCTGCCGCATGGCAGATGAAAAAAACGAGGTTATGCTTATCCAGGACACAACAGAAATCACAAAAGGCCGCTTCAGCCACATCTCACTGCTGCCCCTGACCGACCGGGTAACCGGCATTACCCTCACCGGTTTCCGGTATCCGTTGCACCGGGCCACCCTGACCCTGGGACAATCCCTGGGCATCAGCAATATCCTGCAGGCCCCCACCGGCAAAATAGAAATCGCCGCCGGCCGCCTGCTGGTCATTAAATCCCGGGACTGA